From Strix uralensis isolate ZFMK-TIS-50842 chromosome 1, bStrUra1, whole genome shotgun sequence, a single genomic window includes:
- the GJD4 gene encoding gap junction delta-4 protein, translated as MEHWDSLGFLIVTLNYNVTIVGKIWLMLVILLRMAVVVLAGYPLYQDEQERFVCNTLQPGCSNVCYDLFSPVSHFRFWLIHTVSILLPYAAFSIYVLHKVAMYIVRIHCLVHGCKGNKGLSSPKDLKELCGSAVVNGLDCGADSLRVLNFSGAYTVHLFFRTLLEAAFAAVQYFLFGFFVPERFSCYHSPCTSTVDCYISRPTEKSIMMIFIWGVSSLSFLLSLADLVCALRRMRARNQKSKLLANLHVGNECILNLPPVQHGSSSPPQNQDCPVSNSSQTSDGSCSLLSEEEEEAVLHPEVVSQQTVSTNLNSNKPCISGDLAVKQDSTEGPLCAGDHQGTTCRQVRPRVQQDFVKDTALALRPQIKSHLGVSSSVVQSKLLGYYPSAELKNPDAQSNYSSTSCLRSKKSEWV; from the exons ATGGAGCACTGGGACTCGCTGGGATTTTTGATTGTCACGCTCAACTATAACGTGACTATTGTAG gAAAGATCTGGCTAATGTTAGTGATTCTACTGCGAATGGCAGTGGTAGTGTTAGCAGGCTATCCACTCTACCAAGACGAGCAGGAGCGCTTTGTCTGCAACACCCTGCAACCAGGATGCTCCAACGTTTGCTATGACTTGTTCTCTCCTGTGTCTCACTTTAGATTCTGGCTCATTCATACTGTGTCTATCCTTCTACCTTATGCTGCATTCAGCATTTATGTTTTGCACAAGGTAGCTATGTACATTGTAAGAATACACTGTTTGGTGCATGGATGCAAAGGGAATAAGGGTTTATCAAGCCCCAAAGACCTGAAGGAGCTCTGTGGAAGTGCTGTTGTCAATGGATTAGACTGTGGTGCAGACAGCCTAAGAGTCCTTAATTTTTCTGGGGCATATACCGTTCATCTTTTTTTTAGGACACTACTTGAGGCTGCCTTTGCAGCtgtgcaatattttctttttggattttttgttCCTGAGCGTTTTTCCTGCTACCATTCACCTTGTACAAGCACAGTTGACTGCTATATCTCCCGGCCCACTGAGAAATCCATCATGATGATTTTCATCTGGGGGGTCAGCAGTCTATCCTTTCTGCTTAGCCTTGCTGATCTTGTCTGTGCTCTCCGGAGAATGAGAGCAAGAAACCAAAAAAGCAAGCTGCTGGCAAACCTTCATGTAGGTAATGAGTGCATTTTAAATCTTCCCCCAGTACAGCATGGCAGCTCTTCTCCACCTCAAAATCAAGACTGTCCAGTATCAAATAGCAGCCAGACCAGTGATGGCTCCTGCTCACTTCTctctgaagaagaagaagaggctGTTCTTCATCCTGAAGTGGTCTCTCAGCAAACTGTCAGCACTAACCTTAACAGCAATAAGCCCTGTATATCAGGAGATCTTGCTGTTAAGCAAGATAGCACTGAAGGACCCTTGTGTGCCGGTGACCACCAAGGGACTACATGCAGGCAAGTGAGACCCAGGGTTCAGCAAGACTTCGTTAAAGATACTGCCCTGGCTTTGAGACCTCAAATCAAGTCTCACCTTGGAGTTTCTTCCTCTGTAGTTCAGAGCAAGCTTTTAGGATACTACCCTTCAGCTGAGCTAAAAAACCCTGATGCACAATCAAATTATAGCAGTACTAGTTGCTTGAGGTCAAAAAAGTCAGAATGGGTATAG
- the FZD8 gene encoding frizzled-8, whose amino-acid sequence MEWSYLLEIASLLAALSLLQRAGCAAASAAAAASSSSSSSSSSAKELSCQEITVPLCKGIGYNYTYMPNQFNHDTQDEAGLEVHQFWPLVEIQCSSDLRFFLCSMYTPICLEDYKKPLPPCRSVCERAKAGCAPLMRQYGFAWPDRMRCDRLPEQGSPDTLCMDYNRTDLTTAAPPPAKPPLRGAKPGGPAKAAPPAAAAPPAEAPRKPRPPPPCEPGCQCRAPMVSVSSERHPLYNRVKTGQIANCALPCHNPYFSPDERAFTAFWIGLWSVLCFLSTFATVSTFLIDMERFKYPERPIIFLAACYLFVSLGYLVRLVAGHEKVACSGGAGAGGAGAGAAAGAGGGAAAGAAAAAGGRGAAGGAAELQPELAGAEHVRYESTGPALCTVVFLLVYFFGMASSIWWVILSLTWFLAAGMKWGNEAIAGYAQYFHLAAWLLPSVKSIAVLALSSVDGDPVAGICYVGNQSLENLRGFVLAPLLIYLAIGSMFLLAGFVSLFRIRSVIKQQGGPTKTHKLEKLMIRLGLFTVLYTVPAASVVACLFYEQHNRPRWEATHNCPCLRDQQPDQARRPDYAVFMLKYFMCLVVGITSGVWVWSGKTLESWRALCTRCCWASKGAAVAGGAGAGAGGQAAIAAAGGLGAGGGGSLYSDVSTGLTWRSGTASSVSYPKQMPLSQV is encoded by the coding sequence ATGGAGTGGAGTTACCTGTTGGAAATCGCCTCGCTGCTCGCcgccctgtccctgctgcagcgCGCCGGGTgcgccgccgcctcggccgccgccgccgcgtcgTCGTcctcctcgtcgtcgtcgtcctcgGCCAAGGAGCTGTCGTGCCAGGAGATCACCGTGCCCCTCTGCAAGGGCATCGGCTACAACTACACCTACATGCCCAACCAGTTCAACCACGACACGCAGGACGAGGCCGGGCTGGAGGTGCACCAGTTCTGGCCGCTGGTGGAGATCCAGTGCTCCAGCGACCTGCgcttcttcctctgcagcatgTACACCCCCATCTGCCTGGAGGACTACAAGAAGCCGCTGCCGCCCTGCCGCAGCGTCTGCGAGCGGGCCAAGGCCGGCTGCGCCCCGCTCATGCGCCAGTACGGCTTCGCCTGGCCCGACAGGATGCGCTGCGACCGCCTCCCCGAGCAGGGCAGCCCGGACACGCTCTGCATGGACTACAACCGCACGGACCTCACcacggccgccccgccgcccgccaaGCCCCCGCTCCGCGGCGCCAAGCCCGGCGGCCCCGCGAaggcggccccccccgccgccgccgccccgccggccgaGGCCCCGCGCaagccgcgcccgccgccgccctgcgAGCCGGGCTGCCAGTGCCGGGCGCCCATGGTGTCGGTGTCCAGCGAGCGGCACCCGCTCTACAACCGCGTCAAGACGGGGCAGATCGCCAACTGCGCCCTGCCGTGCCACAACCCCTACTTCAGCCCCGACGAGCGCGCCTTCACCGCCTTCTGGATCGGGCTCTGGTCCGTGCTCTGCTTCCTCTCCACCTTCGCCACCGTCTCCACCTTCCTCATCGACATGGAGCGCTTCAAGTACCCCGAGCGCCCCATCATCTTCCTGGCCGCCTGCTACCTCTTCGTCTCCCTCGGCTACCTGGTGCGGCTGGTGGCCGGCCACGAGAAGGTGGCGtgcagcggcggggcgggggcgggcggcgcgggggccggggcggcggcgggggccggcggcggggcggcggcgggagcggcggcggcggcgggggggcgcggggcggcggggggggcggccgaGCTGCAGCCGGAGCTGGCGGGGGCCGAGCACGTGCGGTACGAGAGCACCGGCCCCGCGCTCTGCACCGTGGTCTTCCTGCTCGTCTACTTCTTCGGCATGGCCAGCTCCATCTGGTGGGTCATCCTCTCCCTCACCTGGTTCCTGGCCGCCGGCATGAAGTGGGGCAACGAGGCCATCGCCGGCTACGCCCAGTACTTCCACCTGGCAGCCTGGCTGCTCCCCAGCGTCAAGTCCATCGCCGTGCTGGCGCTCAGCTCCGTGGATGGCGACCCCGTGGCTGGCATCTGCTACGTGGGCAACCAGAGCCTGGAGAACTTGCGGGGCTTCGTGCTGGCACCGCTGCTCATCTACCTGGCCATCGGCTCCATGTTCCTGCTCGCCGGCTTCGTCTCGCTCTTCCGCATCCGCAGCGTCATCAAGCAGCAGGGCGGCCCCACCAAGACCCACAAGCTGGAGAAGCTGATGATACGCCTGGGGCTCTTCACCGTGCTCTACACCGTGCCAGCGGCCAGCGTGGTCGCCTGCCTCTTCTATGAGCAGCACAACCGGCCCCGCTGGGAGGCCACGCACAACTGCCCCTGCCTGCGTGACCAGCAGCCCGACCAGGCCCGCCGCCCGGACTACGCCGTCTTCATGCTCAAGTACTTCATGTGCCTGGTGGTGGGCATCACCTCCGGCGTCTGGGTCTGGTCTGGCAAGACCCTCGAGTCCTGGAGGGCCCTCTGCACCCGCTGCTGCTGGGCCAGCAAAGGTGCTGCGGTGGCTGGGGGCGCGGGGGCAGGAGCAGGCGGACAGGCGGCAATCGCCGCGGCAGGAGGACTCGGGGCTGGAGGCGGTGGCTCCCTCTACAGCGATGTCAGCACCGGCCTGACGTGGAGGTCGGGCACCGCCAGCTCCGTCTCCTACCCCAAGCAGATGCCCCTGTCTCAAGtgtga